The Candidatus Lernaella stagnicola sequence CAGGCGGGCGGTCGTGTCCTCGAAGGCGTTGTAGTCCTTGCCCGCGTAGCGGCCCACGCCGTGCATGACGAACACGCGCGAGCGGAGCGCTTCGTCGGCGGCCAGGGTCGGCAGGAAATCGGCGACGGCGCGGTTGATCGTGCGCGCCCCGAGCGAGCCGCCGGTGACCAGCACGACGCGGCGGTCGGGGTCGATGCCCAGTTCGCGTTTCCAGGCGCGGCGTTGGTCTTCGGAGACGGCTTCGCGGCACGCAAGGATTTCGGGCCGCACCGGGTAGCCGACGAACACGCCGTTGTGAACGAAGTGCTCGAGGGATTCCTCGAAACTGACGCAGACGCGGCCGGCCAGCTTGCCGAAGGTGCGGTTGACCAAGCCGGGATATGCGTTCTGCTCGTGCACCAGCGTGGGGCGTCGTAACAAGCGTGCGGCCAAAAGCGCCGGGGCGCTGGCGTAGCCGCCGGTGGCGACGACCAGTCGCGGTCGATATCGCACTAAGAGGGCGAGCGATTTGAGCGTGCCCAGCGCCAGGGCCAACAAGAAGCCGAGCATGGCGAAGGATACTTTGCGCGAAGGCAGGCCGCGGGAGGGTACGAAAGCAACGGGGATGCCGTGACGCGGTACGATGTCGGCCTCGGCCCCTTTGGCGACGCCGATGTAGAGGAACTGCGCTTCCGGGTCACGCCGGGCGAGTTCGCTGGCGATCGCCAAGTTGGGGTAAACATGACCGCCGGTGCCACCACCGGTCAGAACGTAACGCATGGGGCTTTTCGAACCTCTTGGAAGTTGTCATAAAGTAGCACCCCCACGACGGGCACTCAACCGATTCCACGGCTGCTTTCTTCGACAGCCGGACCGGAAAAAGGTTGCGTGCGGCCAATTTGGTTTTGCAGGCAAGTGAGGTATCATCCGGCCATGAAACGAACCCTCGTCGCCCTTTTCGGTCAGCGCCGGCTGCTATGGAGCCTGGTGCTGCTGGATTTGCGCAAGCGATACGGCGCGAGCTTCGGCGGTTTCTTCTGGTCGGTCATCAATCCCCTGCTGCAGATACTCGTGTACACGGTCGTGTTCGGCTACATTTTGGCGGTGAACGTGGGCGGCAACGAAGGCACCGCCAACTACGGTGTGTTCCTGTTCGCGGGCATGCTGCCGTGGATCGCCTTTTCCGAAGCGGTGCAGAAGTCGAGCACGGTGATTCTGGAAAACAAGGACCTGGTCAAGCAAGTGCGCTTCCCGGTGATCATGCTGCCGTTGCAGGTGCTGCTTTCGAGCTTCCTGCACGAGTTGATCGCGCTGGGGATTTTCATCGTGATCCTGGTCCTGCTGGGTCAGCCGCCGCCGCTTTTTGCCTTCGGCCTGATTTTCATTTTCCCGCTGCAACTGATGCTCACGCTGGGCTTGGCGGTAATCGTTGCCGCTTTCCACGTGTTCTACAAAGACGTCGGCCAGTTCATCGCGGCGGTGCTGACGCTGTGGTTTTTCGCCACGCCGATCATCTATCCCATTTCGCTGATCCCCGAGTGGCTGCAACGTTTCTACTACGCCAACCCGCTCACGCCGCTGATCACTACCTACCGCTCGGTCCTGCTGGGTAACGAGATCCCGAATTTCGGGGCGTTCATTTACATGTGCGTTTTCGCCTTCGTCGTGTTCATCCTGGGCATGACGTTGTTCCACCGCCTGTCCAAGGATTTTGCGGACCTGCTCTGATCCCCTCGTTGCTTGTATAATGGAAGGATGATGGACCTGAACCAAGCGGCGACGCGTGCCCGCGACGCCCTGACTATCGAGGCCGAAACAAACGCCGGGGTGCGCGATTTGCTGGCCGTCGCCGAGGACGACGCGGCCGATCGACCCACCCGGCAGGCGGCGCTGCGCTTGCTGGGCGCGCTGGCCGGTGAGGCTTTCGTGGGGCCGCGCATTGTTCACCTGGACGTGGTGGGGGTGTGCAACGCCAACTGCATCTACTGCCGCGATCACTCGCCGTATATTCATGATCGCGAGCCGTGGCGAACCATGGAAATGCCCTACGAGATGGCGGCGCGGTTGGTGTCCGAAGCCGTGGAACTCGGCGCGGAGTTGCTGCCGCTGGTTGGTGCCGGCGAGAACCTGCTGCACACGCGCTTTGCCGATTTGATCGCGCTGATCAAGTCGCAGCCGGTGGAGTTCGAGGTTTATACCAACGGTCTGAACTGGACCGACGAGGTCATCGATCTGTTTGCCGATGCGCCCCGCGCGAAGGCGACATTTTCGCTCAGCGCCGCCACGCCCGCGACGTGGGCCGCCTTTCGTCCCGAGATGAGCCCCGACCTTTTCCTGCGCATCGAAGATTCGATGCGGCGCTTGGTAGCCCGGCGCGGCGCGGGTTTGCGGGTGGGCATCGTGCACGTGCTCAACCGGCGCAATGTGGGCGAGGTGCTGCCGATGATCCGGCAGGCGATCGACCTGGGCGTGGATGAAGTGCAGTACAAGCTCACGGAGATGAACGACGCGGCGTATCCTTTGAAATTGGGCGCGCCGGAGGTGGAGTCGATCCGCCTGGAAATCCGGGAGGCGCGGCGGCTGGCGGCGTTGGCGGGCGTGGATATCCACGACAACATCGAGTTTCAGTTGGATCACCTGGACGTGGAGACGGGGCTCTACACGCCGGGCCTGTACCGGCACCTTCCCTGCTTCGCGGGCTTCGAGATGATAAGGGTGCGACGCGACGGGGCGATCAGTTTCTGCTGCGGCTTGAAATTTTTCGGTTCGGCGAGCGAAATGTCGCTACGCGATCATTGGTTCGGGGAAGCGATGCGGGAGGCGCGGCGCGCGGCGTTGGCCATGCCGACCGGGGCGAATATGCGTCTGCCCGATGGCGGCATGCTCCACGACCCGCAATGCGATTTTTGTTACAATTACGTGTTTAACCGCGCGTACGCGGAAGCGGTCCAGGAAGCGGGCGTGGCGCATCTTTTGGCGGAGCGGCAATGAAGGCGATAGTCGTTCGAAACTTGACCAAGGATTACAAAATCTACAGCCGCCGCGGCCAGAAGGCCAAGGAACTGCTCACCTTCAACCGCCGCGATTTTCACGACACCAAGCGCGCGCTGCACGATGTCACCTTCGACGTGGCGCGCGGCGAGTGCCTCGGCATCATCGGCAACAACGGCAGCGGCAAGTCGACGCTGCTCAAAATCCTGGCGCGTACCTCGTATCCCACGACCGGAAAGATCGAGATCAACGGCGAGGTGAGTTACATTCTCGACCCCTCCACGGGCTTCAACCCCGATTTTTCCGGCCGCCAAAACGTGTACACCAAGTGCGCGCTGCTGGGTATGGATCCGGTCGAAACTGAAAAGCTGTTTCCGGTCGTGCACGAGTTTTCCGGCCTGGGGGAACGCATCGACCACCCCATCCGCACCTACAGCGCCGGGATGGTCGTGCGCCTCGGCTTTTCCGTGGCGATTCACGTGCCCTTCGACGTGCTGCTGGTGGACGAAGTGCTCTCGGTCGGCGACTACCTTTACCAGCGCAAGTGCATCAACGCGATTCGCCGGTTCAAGGAGCAGGGCAAGACAATCCTGGTATCGAGTCACAGCTTGTCGGACGTTTCGACCTTCTGCGATCGCTTGATTCTATTGCACGACGGCGCGATCGGCATGATCGGGCAGACCGATTCCGTCGTGAAAGCCTACATTGAGGATTGCGAGCAGCGTTACAGTCGCATCGAAACAGCCGATGTCGAGGATCCGATCTACGACGAAGTGCTTACCTGCTGCGTGGATCGGCTCGGCACGGTGACGATTCACGAGGTGGCGTTTTTCGGCGCCGACGGCAAGCAGACGACCGTGGTCGACAGCGGTACCGGCCTGACCATGCGCGTGCGATTCGAAGCCCACGAGCCGATCGACAACCCGTGCATCCGCGTGCAGTTCCTGCGCAACGACGGCCTGCTGGCGACCGGCTCCAACACCTATCGGCACGACCTGAAACTCGGCGAACTGCACGGCGTTTACGAAGCCGTCTGCCATTTCCCCCATTTCAACCTGCTCGAGGGCGACTACTACGCGAACATCGGCGTCTGGCCCGACGAGTTCCAAAGTTTCGTCGCCAAGACGCCTTTCGACATTCACGAGTACAACGACATCATCGCCGTGCGCAGCCACCGCATCGACGGCGGCGGCCTGGCCCGCGTGCCCTGCGCGTGGGACGTCAAGAAGCTCGAGGATGAGCCATGAGCGACGTGCGACGCGCCAACGCCGAGCGCTTGCGGCAGGAGCGCGCCCGCGGTGAAACCGTGCTGTCGGCCCGCCCCGTGGAACTGCAGATCGAGCCGACCAATCGCTGTCACCGCGCGTGCCCGACCTGCGCCCGGCATTTTTACGACCGCGCCGCCAACACCCCCGGCGATCTGACGCCCGCGCTGCTGGAGTTGATCGCGCCGCTGTTCGACACCGCCCAGCAGGTGCTCCTTGGCGGTTACGGCGAGCCGCTGCTGGCTGCCATCACCGAGGATATCCTGGG is a genomic window containing:
- a CDS encoding ABC transporter ATP-binding protein, with the protein product MKAIVVRNLTKDYKIYSRRGQKAKELLTFNRRDFHDTKRALHDVTFDVARGECLGIIGNNGSGKSTLLKILARTSYPTTGKIEINGEVSYILDPSTGFNPDFSGRQNVYTKCALLGMDPVETEKLFPVVHEFSGLGERIDHPIRTYSAGMVVRLGFSVAIHVPFDVLLVDEVLSVGDYLYQRKCINAIRRFKEQGKTILVSSHSLSDVSTFCDRLILLHDGAIGMIGQTDSVVKAYIEDCEQRYSRIETADVEDPIYDEVLTCCVDRLGTVTIHEVAFFGADGKQTTVVDSGTGLTMRVRFEAHEPIDNPCIRVQFLRNDGLLATGSNTYRHDLKLGELHGVYEAVCHFPHFNLLEGDYYANIGVWPDEFQSFVAKTPFDIHEYNDIIAVRSHRIDGGGLARVPCAWDVKKLEDEP
- a CDS encoding radical SAM protein, with translation MDLNQAATRARDALTIEAETNAGVRDLLAVAEDDAADRPTRQAALRLLGALAGEAFVGPRIVHLDVVGVCNANCIYCRDHSPYIHDREPWRTMEMPYEMAARLVSEAVELGAELLPLVGAGENLLHTRFADLIALIKSQPVEFEVYTNGLNWTDEVIDLFADAPRAKATFSLSAATPATWAAFRPEMSPDLFLRIEDSMRRLVARRGAGLRVGIVHVLNRRNVGEVLPMIRQAIDLGVDEVQYKLTEMNDAAYPLKLGAPEVESIRLEIREARRLAALAGVDIHDNIEFQLDHLDVETGLYTPGLYRHLPCFAGFEMIRVRRDGAISFCCGLKFFGSASEMSLRDHWFGEAMREARRAALAMPTGANMRLPDGGMLHDPQCDFCYNYVFNRAYAEAVQEAGVAHLLAERQ
- a CDS encoding ABC transporter permease → MKRTLVALFGQRRLLWSLVLLDLRKRYGASFGGFFWSVINPLLQILVYTVVFGYILAVNVGGNEGTANYGVFLFAGMLPWIAFSEAVQKSSTVILENKDLVKQVRFPVIMLPLQVLLSSFLHELIALGIFIVILVLLGQPPPLFAFGLIFIFPLQLMLTLGLAVIVAAFHVFYKDVGQFIAAVLTLWFFATPIIYPISLIPEWLQRFYYANPLTPLITTYRSVLLGNEIPNFGAFIYMCVFAFVVFILGMTLFHRLSKDFADLL